One Prevotella melaninogenica DNA window includes the following coding sequences:
- a CDS encoding dihydrodipicolinate synthase family protein, with amino-acid sequence MEKIIGLIDAPFTPFYANGDVNLEPIEAYAAMLQKNGLKGVFINGSSGEGYMLTTEERMQLAERWMQAAPEGFKVIVHVGSCCLRESVRLAEHAEKIGAWGIGAMAPPFPKIGRIEELVKYCETIAAAAPSLPFYYYHIPAFNGAFLSMLELLKAVDGRIPNFAGIKYTFESLYEYNQCRLYKDGKFDMLHGQDETILPSLAQGGAKGGIGGTTNYNGRELTGIIEAWNKGDIETAREKQNFSQEVINVICHFRGNIVGGKRIMKLMGFDLGPNRVPFQNMTDEEEARMKKELEEIGFFERCNKF; translated from the coding sequence ATGGAAAAGATTATTGGATTAATTGACGCACCGTTTACGCCATTCTATGCTAATGGCGATGTCAATCTTGAGCCTATTGAGGCTTATGCAGCCATGTTGCAGAAGAACGGTTTGAAGGGAGTGTTTATCAATGGTTCATCTGGTGAGGGCTATATGCTCACAACTGAGGAGCGTATGCAGTTGGCAGAACGCTGGATGCAGGCTGCACCAGAGGGCTTCAAGGTTATTGTACACGTGGGTAGTTGTTGCTTGCGTGAGAGCGTACGTTTGGCAGAACATGCAGAGAAGATTGGTGCATGGGGTATCGGAGCTATGGCTCCTCCATTCCCAAAGATTGGTCGTATCGAGGAGTTAGTGAAGTATTGTGAGACGATTGCAGCCGCAGCTCCCTCACTTCCTTTCTACTACTATCACATCCCAGCATTTAATGGTGCATTCTTATCTATGCTCGAACTCTTGAAAGCTGTCGATGGTCGTATCCCTAACTTCGCAGGTATCAAGTACACCTTTGAGAGTCTTTACGAGTACAACCAGTGCCGTCTTTACAAGGATGGTAAGTTTGATATGCTGCATGGACAGGACGAAACGATTCTCCCAAGTTTGGCTCAAGGCGGTGCAAAGGGTGGTATTGGCGGTACAACCAACTATAATGGTCGTGAGCTGACAGGTATCATCGAGGCATGGAACAAGGGTGATATCGAAACAGCACGTGAGAAACAAAACTTCTCACAAGAGGTTATCAACGTCATTTGTCACTTCCGTGGCAATATCGTTGGTGGTAAGCGCATCATGAAGTTGATGGGTTTTGACCTTGGTCCTAACCGTGTTCCTTTCCAGAATATGACAGATGAAGAAGAGGCACGCATGAAGAAAGAACTTGAAGAAATCGGTTTCTTCGAGCGTTGCAATAAGTTCTAA
- a CDS encoding asparaginase: MNRTNKVLLIYTGGTIGMGHNQRTGALEPLDFNHLVENVPEFKLIPTEVDTYQFDPPIDSSDMSPVRWKQLVKVISDRYDEYDGFVVLHGTDTMSYTASVLSFMFENLTKPIILTGSQLPIGQLRTDGKENLMTSLELASAHHLDGTPMVPEVCIYFSGHLLRGNRSTKQNADEFNAFDTFNYPHLCEAGVNFNFNEHNILKPDFAKPMVPHFELDNNVIIFSLFPGIEEHLIHHMFDAPELRSIVMRSYGSGNAPQQPWLMNILRKVSERDVIVVNISQCISGQVEMNRYDTGYQLKDTGVISGYDSTVEAAVTKLMYLQAKYNDTETIRKYMNQSIAGEITIYN, translated from the coding sequence ATGAACAGAACCAACAAAGTATTACTTATTTATACAGGCGGCACCATTGGTATGGGACATAACCAACGGACAGGCGCATTGGAGCCATTAGACTTCAATCATCTTGTTGAGAACGTTCCTGAGTTTAAACTAATCCCTACGGAGGTTGATACCTATCAGTTCGACCCTCCTATCGACTCTTCTGACATGTCGCCAGTGCGATGGAAGCAGTTGGTGAAAGTTATTTCAGACCGATATGATGAGTATGATGGTTTTGTTGTTTTGCATGGTACAGATACGATGTCTTATACAGCCTCTGTCTTGTCATTTATGTTTGAGAACCTTACAAAACCAATCATCCTTACAGGTTCACAACTTCCAATAGGTCAGCTGCGTACAGACGGTAAGGAAAACCTCATGACAAGTCTTGAATTAGCATCTGCTCATCACTTAGATGGCACGCCAATGGTACCAGAAGTTTGTATCTACTTTAGCGGTCATCTCCTACGTGGCAACCGCTCAACTAAGCAGAACGCAGACGAATTCAATGCGTTTGACACCTTTAACTATCCTCATCTTTGTGAGGCTGGCGTCAACTTCAACTTTAATGAACACAATATCCTAAAGCCAGACTTTGCAAAACCAATGGTGCCACACTTCGAGTTGGATAACAATGTGATTATCTTTTCTCTCTTCCCTGGTATTGAGGAGCATTTGATTCATCACATGTTTGATGCGCCAGAGTTGAGAAGTATTGTCATGCGTTCATACGGAAGTGGAAACGCTCCACAGCAACCTTGGCTTATGAACATACTTCGTAAGGTTTCAGAACGTGACGTTATTGTGGTTAATATCAGTCAGTGTATTAGCGGACAGGTTGAGATGAATCGTTACGATACGGGGTATCAACTTAAGGATACTGGCGTTATTAGTGGTTATGATAGTACGGTTGAAGCTGCTGTAACAAAGTTGATGTATCTGCAAGCTAAATACAACGACACAGAAACAATTCGCAAATATATGAACCAGTCGATTGCAGGTGAAATCACTATCTATAATTGA
- a CDS encoding exodeoxyribonuclease III, protein MRIISWNTFGIRTALPNLQKMLESCTPDIVCLQETKVRTRYANFDFKGYRQYWNESTDFAHLGTALLSKSSSLISVTYDNFDAYYDKGNVIVTELKEIYVVCVYVPYAGATATTRDNRHHWYKCFQSLIHQLQQNKPCVICGDFNVVQQDIDAWDKAVINTSLACFSKEERAEIERFVQEEQLIDVYRYLYPSTKSEGFTYFPFGSDYRKNKKGYRIDLFLISKQLISKVVDCCPLQDVEGSCNVPLLLDIDI, encoded by the coding sequence ATGAGGATAATTTCTTGGAATACTTTTGGTATTAGGACAGCTTTACCAAATCTCCAGAAGATGTTGGAAAGCTGTACTCCTGATATAGTATGTCTACAAGAAACCAAAGTAAGAACGCGATATGCCAATTTTGACTTTAAAGGCTATCGGCAGTATTGGAATGAGTCAACAGACTTTGCACATTTAGGTACTGCTCTTTTGTCAAAATCAAGCTCTCTTATATCTGTTACATATGATAACTTTGATGCATATTACGACAAAGGGAATGTCATTGTTACAGAGTTAAAAGAGATTTATGTTGTATGTGTTTATGTTCCTTATGCAGGGGCAACAGCAACAACAAGAGATAATAGACACCATTGGTATAAATGTTTTCAAAGTCTTATTCACCAATTACAGCAAAATAAGCCATGTGTTATATGTGGTGATTTCAATGTTGTGCAGCAAGATATAGATGCTTGGGATAAGGCTGTTATAAACACTTCTTTAGCTTGTTTTAGTAAAGAAGAACGTGCAGAGATTGAAAGGTTTGTTCAAGAAGAACAGTTGATTGATGTCTATCGTTACCTATATCCCAGCACTAAAAGTGAGGGATTTACTTATTTCCCGTTCGGGTCTGACTATAGAAAGAATAAGAAAGGGTATAGAATAGACTTGTTTCTCATTAGCAAACAATTAATCAGTAAGGTTGTTGACTGCTGTCCATTACAGGATGTAGAAGGTTCATGTAATGTTCCTCTCTTACTCGATATAGATATATAA
- a CDS encoding nucleoside phosphorylase, producing MEKKYFAPSELIINEDGSIFHLHLKPENLADKVILVGDPGRVALVASHFENKECEVSNREFCAITGTFKGKRITVLSTGIGCDNIDIVLNELDALANIDFKTRTENEQLRQLTLVRIGTCGGLQPYTPVGTYIASAKSIGFDGLLNFYAGRNQASDLEFEAEFKKQVEWDSQLGNPYVACADKDLLDTIAADDMVRGVTIACGGFFGPQGRELRLPLQDPKLNEKIENFSYNGMQVTNFEMESSALAGLATLMGHKAVTVCMVIANRLAKEANASYKNIIDGLIEKVLERI from the coding sequence ATGGAGAAGAAATATTTTGCCCCTTCAGAACTGATTATAAATGAGGATGGAAGTATCTTCCACTTACACTTGAAGCCAGAGAATCTTGCAGATAAGGTTATACTTGTTGGTGACCCTGGTCGCGTGGCACTCGTTGCTTCACACTTTGAGAATAAAGAATGTGAGGTTTCTAATCGTGAGTTCTGTGCTATCACAGGTACTTTCAAGGGAAAGAGAATTACGGTTTTGAGTACAGGTATTGGCTGTGACAATATTGATATCGTTTTAAACGAATTGGATGCGCTTGCTAACATAGATTTCAAGACACGTACAGAGAATGAGCAGTTGCGCCAGTTGACACTTGTACGAATCGGTACTTGTGGAGGATTGCAGCCTTACACTCCTGTTGGTACTTACATTGCATCTGCCAAGAGTATTGGTTTCGATGGTTTGTTAAACTTCTATGCAGGTCGTAATCAGGCTTCTGACCTTGAGTTTGAAGCGGAATTCAAGAAGCAGGTTGAATGGGATTCGCAGTTGGGAAATCCATACGTGGCTTGTGCTGACAAGGATTTGCTTGACACTATCGCTGCTGATGATATGGTACGTGGTGTTACGATTGCTTGTGGAGGATTCTTCGGACCACAGGGACGTGAACTTCGTTTGCCATTGCAGGACCCTAAACTGAATGAGAAGATAGAAAACTTCTCTTATAATGGTATGCAGGTAACTAACTTCGAGATGGAGTCATCGGCTCTTGCTGGTCTTGCAACGCTTATGGGGCATAAGGCTGTAACGGTTTGTATGGTTATTGCCAACCGCCTTGCAAAAGAAGCAAATGCAAGCTATAAGAATATTATCGACGGCTTGATAGAGAAGGTGTTGGAGAGAATATAG